One stretch of Pontiella desulfatans DNA includes these proteins:
- a CDS encoding sodium:solute symporter family transporter translates to MSKRFLNYVCALGVLALAGPVSAEIKVKMLDAVPEGAAVERAGIVLENPTAAAVLMPDGVALVGGIDNGRLQDRAVLVQDDGTTELPAFPHGISEAGAALFDGRLFVVGGVENLESMAVSKAMYSLNLSNPSEGWQPHPDLPGAARISPTLIASDGRLHVFGGWTADGPGQRVLNDNWGYRLKPVDGTTHRGWQALAPMPDALAQSAVFQSGQIHVALAGGFSAPDIASDRVLLYNTVTDTWVLDGVLPQAVGGGLMVGQDTQPLLIGPDGSAMELTLSRTVKTLGFMDYATMGIYFAFMAGIGIYFARKQNNSDEFALGNRNVKWWAAGVSMFATGASSISFMAIPAQVFRSNLVWFTPVIFIIPLTLLQAYIIYPLLRRLNLTSTYEYLEHRFHPSLRYVASAQMIIFQLIGRMSVVMLLPSLAISAVTGLPVLTSVLVMGVLTTIYTAFGGFEAVIWTDFSQGVLMLVGGALMILLAINGLPGGMAEFIEVGKTYNKFDYIIWNSDLTMPVFWVFGLQLVLQNLACASDQPVVQRVYATPLKDMRKLAGMFAFCAIAISVLACFSGLAIFAYFHTHPQLLDAGMSNDQIVPLYVVQRLPTGLAGLIIAALFAASMSTLSSSMNSVATVTCEDFYRKFFKGADDKSRLRFMKISSLVVGALGTGAAAYMASMNLSSMFETWNVLIGLVGGGFIGIYILGMFTKRTNAIGAVSGALVSIVVTLLVKMFSPLHYMFYMPVAVISCMSVGYLVSVVTGGHRKALAGLTVFDMRKGLEE, encoded by the coding sequence ATGAGTAAGCGATTTTTAAACTATGTGTGCGCGCTGGGTGTGCTGGCTCTGGCCGGGCCGGTCTCAGCGGAAATCAAGGTAAAGATGCTCGACGCGGTTCCGGAAGGGGCGGCGGTGGAGCGGGCCGGGATCGTGCTGGAGAACCCGACGGCCGCTGCGGTTCTGATGCCGGATGGCGTGGCGTTGGTCGGCGGGATCGATAACGGGCGGCTGCAGGATCGAGCCGTATTGGTGCAGGATGACGGGACCACTGAGCTCCCTGCTTTCCCGCACGGGATCAGCGAGGCCGGTGCCGCGTTGTTTGACGGCCGGCTCTTTGTTGTTGGCGGTGTTGAAAACCTGGAGAGCATGGCGGTTTCGAAAGCAATGTATTCCCTCAACCTCTCCAATCCGTCCGAGGGATGGCAGCCACATCCGGACCTGCCCGGTGCGGCACGGATTTCACCGACCTTGATTGCGTCTGACGGTCGGTTGCATGTCTTCGGCGGCTGGACGGCGGATGGACCGGGCCAAAGGGTACTGAATGACAACTGGGGCTATCGCCTCAAACCGGTCGACGGCACCACTCATCGGGGATGGCAGGCTCTGGCTCCCATGCCGGACGCACTGGCTCAATCCGCCGTATTTCAGTCGGGTCAGATCCATGTTGCGCTGGCCGGCGGTTTCAGTGCACCGGATATCGCGTCGGACCGGGTCCTGCTCTACAACACCGTGACCGACACGTGGGTATTGGACGGCGTGCTGCCGCAAGCGGTCGGCGGCGGCCTGATGGTCGGGCAGGATACGCAGCCCCTGCTGATCGGCCCGGATGGTTCCGCCATGGAGCTTACATTGAGTCGTACGGTCAAAACGCTCGGATTCATGGACTATGCGACCATGGGCATTTACTTCGCATTCATGGCCGGGATCGGTATCTACTTTGCGCGCAAGCAGAATAACAGCGATGAGTTTGCCCTGGGCAACCGCAATGTAAAATGGTGGGCTGCCGGGGTCAGCATGTTTGCCACCGGTGCCAGCTCCATCAGTTTCATGGCCATTCCGGCGCAGGTCTTCCGCTCGAACCTGGTGTGGTTTACCCCGGTTATATTCATTATTCCACTCACGCTTCTGCAGGCCTATATCATTTATCCCCTGCTGCGCCGTCTCAACCTGACCTCAACGTATGAGTATCTTGAGCATCGCTTCCACCCTTCGCTCCGCTATGTGGCCAGTGCGCAGATGATTATCTTTCAGTTGATCGGGCGCATGAGTGTGGTGATGTTGCTGCCGTCGCTGGCCATTTCGGCGGTTACCGGGCTGCCTGTGCTGACCAGCGTGCTGGTGATGGGCGTACTGACCACCATTTATACCGCCTTTGGTGGTTTTGAGGCCGTGATCTGGACCGACTTTTCACAAGGGGTTCTCATGTTGGTGGGCGGAGCGCTGATGATCCTGCTCGCCATTAACGGGTTGCCGGGTGGAATGGCGGAATTTATTGAGGTCGGGAAAACCTATAATAAATTTGATTACATCATCTGGAACTCAGATTTAACCATGCCGGTTTTCTGGGTTTTCGGCCTGCAGCTGGTGTTGCAGAACCTGGCGTGTGCCTCTGACCAGCCGGTTGTGCAGCGCGTCTATGCCACCCCCCTGAAGGATATGCGCAAGCTGGCCGGCATGTTCGCCTTTTGCGCGATCGCGATCTCCGTTCTGGCCTGTTTTTCCGGGCTTGCGATTTTTGCCTACTTTCACACCCATCCGCAACTGCTCGATGCCGGTATGAGTAATGACCAGATTGTTCCGCTTTACGTTGTGCAGCGTCTTCCGACCGGGTTGGCCGGGCTGATTATCGCCGCGCTTTTTGCCGCCTCCATGTCGACGCTTTCGAGCAGTATGAACAGCGTTGCCACCGTGACCTGCGAGGATTTTTACCGAAAATTCTTCAAGGGTGCCGACGATAAATCACGCTTACGTTTCATGAAAATCTCGTCGCTGGTGGTCGGGGCACTCGGTACGGGAGCCGCCGCCTACATGGCCTCCATGAATCTCAGTTCCATGTTTGAAACCTGGAATGTGCTTATCGGTCTTGTGGGGGGGGGATTCATCGGCATCTATATTCTGGGCATGTTTACCAAGCGAACCAATGCGATAGGTGCGGTGAGCGGTGCCCTGGTCAGTATTGTCGTGACGCTGCTGGTTAAAATGTTTTCCCCGCTCCATTATATGTTTTATATGCCCGTTGCCGTTATCAGCTGCATGAGTGTCGGTTATCTGGTCAGTGTCGTCACGGGCGGACATCGTAAAGCGCTGGCCGGATTGACGGTTTTCGATATGCGGAAAGGACTTGAGGAGTAA
- a CDS encoding Gfo/Idh/MocA family protein, with protein MTEVEVKFGVGLFGTAGHQIQHDLNNHPLAEIRALCGFAPEQVPEHLNDVSRVESLDELLDDAAIQLISFCSPFKDEQGEQIIRALEAGKHVYAEKPCCLSEAVLDRIIETVRRTGRRFHEMDSVSLAQPYCTLRDVVQSGAIGEVIQLYGQKSYPWAAWRPKDERIDGGLARQVGVYHTRFAEHVAGLKIESLDIRETTLGNDQPESDCRRAVSMQMTFENGAVGSAVANYCCPEPPGWSRWGYETLRIFGEKGFVESIDGGRIGTLAVNGQEPQVLDFSAPGRDMLELFLEEIAHDEDRVPFSLESELNPTRWVLRAKA; from the coding sequence ATGACCGAGGTAGAAGTAAAATTCGGAGTCGGCCTTTTCGGAACCGCCGGGCATCAGATCCAGCATGATCTGAACAACCATCCGTTGGCGGAGATCCGGGCGCTGTGCGGCTTTGCACCCGAACAGGTGCCGGAGCATCTGAACGATGTCTCCAGGGTTGAGTCGCTCGATGAGCTGCTGGACGATGCCGCTATTCAGCTCATCTCCTTCTGTTCCCCATTCAAGGATGAACAGGGAGAACAGATTATACGGGCCCTGGAGGCGGGGAAGCATGTGTATGCCGAAAAGCCCTGCTGCCTGTCCGAAGCGGTACTTGACCGGATCATTGAAACGGTCCGGCGCACCGGCCGGCGCTTTCATGAAATGGATTCGGTTTCACTGGCTCAGCCCTACTGCACCCTGCGCGACGTCGTGCAATCCGGGGCTATCGGGGAGGTGATTCAGCTCTACGGTCAGAAATCTTATCCGTGGGCCGCCTGGCGACCGAAGGATGAGCGCATCGATGGCGGGCTCGCCCGCCAGGTGGGGGTATACCACACCCGCTTTGCCGAGCATGTGGCGGGACTGAAAATCGAATCCCTGGACATCCGTGAAACGACGCTCGGCAATGATCAGCCGGAGAGCGACTGCCGCCGGGCGGTGTCGATGCAGATGACGTTTGAAAATGGTGCGGTCGGCAGTGCGGTAGCCAACTATTGCTGTCCGGAGCCGCCCGGCTGGAGCCGATGGGGCTATGAAACCCTGCGCATCTTCGGGGAAAAAGGATTTGTGGAAAGCATCGATGGCGGCCGTATCGGCACGCTGGCCGTAAACGGGCAGGAGCCGCAGGTGCTCGATTTTTCCGCGCCGGGCCGGGACATGCTGGAGCTGTTCCTCGAAGAGATTGCCCATGATGAAGACCGGGTTCCGTTTTCGCTGGAGTCGGAACTGAATCCCACCCGCTGGGTGTTACGGGCTAAAGCGTAA
- a CDS encoding GDSL-type esterase/lipase family protein, with protein sequence MAVFEQIEFYNISELEPMASGGYRLQRLPAEVHNGLGIPAYRRGRRLARRLSGAELRFVVDNPFVSLTLMALDEDTHVLVYRGDYAVARHELKAGVATTLQLEDPPFFAAVEPESLRCGRFAPQVWRVLFHQDAQAAFLGCETFGASIRPPQRDEVPALRWLAYGSSITYGADALHATNAYVQQAARRLGVDVLNLGLPGSCLVEPVMIDYLAGRDDADLITCELGVNMAAWFGPEEFEERVRNLLTTLADRDPERPVAALNIYPNRYDVFLDRSDTETVRTPEFNRIVPQVVKALARPNLHFIDGRQVLSDFDGMSADLLHPADEGHIRMGENLAELLKPYLSRKHDA encoded by the coding sequence ATGGCGGTTTTTGAGCAGATTGAATTTTATAATATTTCGGAGCTGGAGCCGATGGCGTCCGGGGGATACCGCCTGCAGCGGCTGCCTGCCGAGGTGCACAACGGGCTGGGCATTCCGGCCTATCGTCGCGGTCGCCGGCTGGCCCGGCGCCTGTCCGGCGCGGAACTGCGTTTTGTGGTGGACAATCCCTTTGTCAGCCTCACGCTCATGGCTTTGGATGAAGATACGCATGTGCTCGTCTACCGCGGCGACTATGCGGTTGCCCGCCACGAACTGAAAGCGGGGGTGGCTACTACACTGCAACTCGAGGATCCGCCGTTTTTTGCCGCCGTCGAGCCGGAAAGCCTCAGGTGCGGGCGCTTTGCGCCGCAGGTCTGGCGCGTGCTGTTTCATCAGGATGCGCAGGCCGCTTTTCTGGGATGCGAAACCTTCGGTGCTTCTATTCGTCCTCCGCAACGGGATGAGGTTCCGGCGCTGCGCTGGCTCGCGTATGGATCATCGATCACCTACGGGGCCGATGCGCTGCATGCAACCAATGCCTATGTCCAGCAGGCGGCCCGCCGGCTGGGTGTCGATGTGCTGAACCTGGGCCTGCCGGGATCGTGTCTTGTGGAGCCGGTCATGATCGACTACCTGGCCGGACGGGACGATGCGGATCTGATCACCTGTGAACTGGGCGTGAATATGGCGGCCTGGTTCGGGCCGGAAGAATTTGAAGAACGCGTTCGAAACCTGCTGACCACGTTGGCGGATCGTGATCCGGAGCGGCCGGTGGCCGCCCTGAACATCTATCCCAACCGGTACGATGTGTTCCTGGATCGATCCGATACCGAGACGGTCCGCACTCCCGAGTTTAATCGTATTGTTCCGCAGGTCGTAAAGGCGCTCGCCCGTCCCAACCTGCACTTTATCGATGGTCGCCAGGTGCTTTCCGATTTCGACGGAATGTCCGCCGACCTGCTGCATCCGGCCGATGAAGGCCATATCCGCATGGGTGAAAACCTGGCGGAATTACTGAAGCCCTATCTTTCGAGGAAACATGATGCCTGA
- a CDS encoding glycoside hydrolase family 43 protein, with translation MMPELINPVLTGFNPDPSIVAVGEDYYIATSTFEWFPGVQIHHSKDLVHWRLLTRVLDRVSQLDLRGCQHSGGVWAPCLTYADDQFWLVYTNVRSHGGPVTDSPHFLVTAPDIEGPWSEPVVLGANGFDPSLFHDKGGKKYLVNMQMGSVGAVGVEERFDGITIQEYCHDRKKLVGERIKIWEGTELGVTEGPHIYRKDGWYYLLTAEGGTAFNHAVSVARSRNLTGPYEADPDGPMLTSANRPDLNLKSAGHGDLFQSPDGSWFTVHLCHRPLQKRGVPETAWDQDKVAILGRETGIQRVAWPDGEFPRLADGGNAPSDIVPAPEGPLYPWEDALRDDFNGPVLNPHFQTLREPADESWLSLSRCPGSLSLKGRNSLFSRFDQSLVARRLQHFRAEAETGLVFSPTSPKQEAGLIAYYDRNNYHYLRMAGDGKGGCRVGVVSSDFSPGMERPLITVQNVCDLKPGAKIYLKMMNEHADLRFAWSLNGEEWNWIEQTFDSTNMGDWSSAISGFAGTFWGLCCQDMTGDGIWAEFDCFDYRIPVKETL, from the coding sequence ATGATGCCTGAACTTATCAATCCGGTCCTGACCGGTTTTAATCCCGATCCGTCGATTGTTGCGGTGGGGGAGGACTACTATATTGCCACCTCCACCTTTGAATGGTTTCCCGGTGTACAGATTCACCATTCAAAAGACCTGGTTCACTGGCGGCTGTTGACCCGCGTGCTGGATCGGGTAAGCCAGCTGGACCTGCGCGGGTGTCAGCATTCCGGCGGGGTATGGGCCCCGTGCCTGACCTATGCGGACGATCAGTTCTGGCTGGTTTACACCAATGTCCGCAGCCACGGCGGTCCGGTTACCGATTCACCGCATTTTCTGGTGACGGCGCCGGATATTGAAGGCCCCTGGTCGGAGCCGGTAGTGCTGGGCGCCAACGGGTTTGATCCCTCGCTGTTTCACGATAAGGGCGGGAAAAAATATCTGGTGAACATGCAGATGGGGTCGGTCGGAGCCGTTGGTGTGGAGGAGCGCTTTGACGGCATCACGATTCAGGAATATTGCCATGACAGAAAAAAGCTTGTGGGTGAGCGGATAAAAATCTGGGAAGGAACGGAGCTGGGCGTCACCGAAGGTCCGCATATCTACCGGAAGGACGGATGGTATTACCTGCTGACGGCAGAGGGCGGCACCGCTTTCAACCATGCGGTCAGTGTAGCGCGCTCACGCAATCTGACCGGTCCCTATGAAGCGGATCCCGACGGGCCGATGCTGACCTCGGCCAATCGTCCCGACCTGAACCTGAAGTCGGCGGGACACGGCGATCTGTTCCAGTCCCCGGACGGCAGCTGGTTTACCGTACACCTCTGCCACCGTCCGTTGCAGAAGCGCGGCGTTCCGGAGACCGCCTGGGATCAGGATAAAGTGGCGATCCTCGGGCGCGAAACCGGTATTCAGCGTGTGGCGTGGCCCGACGGTGAATTCCCGCGCCTGGCGGATGGAGGGAATGCCCCGTCCGATATTGTGCCTGCGCCGGAAGGGCCCCTGTATCCGTGGGAGGATGCCTTGCGCGACGACTTTAACGGCCCGGTCCTCAATCCCCATTTCCAGACCCTGCGCGAACCGGCCGACGAAAGCTGGCTGTCGCTCTCGCGTTGTCCGGGGTCGCTCAGCCTGAAGGGCCGCAACTCGCTCTTCTCCCGGTTTGATCAATCGCTGGTCGCCCGCCGTCTGCAGCACTTCCGTGCCGAGGCGGAAACGGGCCTGGTTTTTTCGCCGACGTCACCGAAGCAGGAGGCCGGTCTGATCGCGTACTATGACCGCAATAACTATCACTATCTGCGGATGGCCGGCGATGGTAAAGGCGGCTGTCGAGTCGGGGTGGTCTCCTCAGACTTCAGTCCGGGGATGGAGCGCCCGCTGATTACGGTGCAAAATGTGTGCGACCTGAAGCCGGGTGCAAAGATATACCTGAAGATGATGAATGAGCATGCCGACCTGCGCTTTGCCTGGAGCCTGAATGGAGAAGAGTGGAATTGGATTGAACAGACGTTCGACAGCACCAACATGGGGGACTGGAGCTCGGCCATCAGCGGATTTGCCGGAACCTTCTGGGGATTGTGCTGCCAGGATATGACCGGCGACGGCATCTGGGCGGAATTTGACTGTTTTGATTATCGGATTCCGGTAAAGGAAACCTTGTGA